AGTTCGACCGGCAGTCGGGACAGGTCGGGCTCCTCGTGCACGATCCGGTACAGGACGGCGTGCGAGGGCCCGTCACCGAAGGCGGCGACCCCCATCGCGGCGAAGGCCGCGATCTGGCCGAGCGCGAATACGTCGGTCGCCGTCGTGCAGCTCTTCGCGGACGCCTGCTCGGGCGACATGAACGACGGCGTACCGACGCTGACACCGGTGCCGGTGAGTGCGGTGGCGTCGGCCGCACGCGCGATGCCGAAGTCGATGACGCGCGGCCCGTCGACCGCGAGCAGCACATTGGACGGCTTGAGGTCGCGGTGGACGATGCCCGCCTGATGGATGACCTGCAGCGCCTCGGCGATGCCGGCGACGAGCAGCAGTACGGTCGCCACCGGCATGGCGCCGTGTGAGGCGACCGCCGCGTGGAGAGAAGGCCCCTGGACGTAGGCGGTGGCCAGCCACGGCTGGGGACCCTCGGTGTCGCTGTCGATCACCGGCGCGGTGTAGAGGCCCTGCACCCGCTGCGCGGCCCGCACCTCCTGCTGGAACCGGCGACGAAAGTCCGGATCCTCGGCGAACTCGGGGCGGATCACCTTGATCGCCACGGGGCGCCCGCCAGGCGTGTAGGAGAGGTACACCTTGCCCATGCCGCCGGCCCCGAGCCGGGCGCTGAGCAGGTATCCGGCCACGGTGCGCGGGTCGTCCTCGGACAGCGGCTGGAACACCGCCGGACCCGCTGCCGGAGCGTCCGCTCCGCCGGCACGAACCGGTCCCTGCTGATGATCCGTCATGACGCCCCCGAGGCTGGCTTTACCGACCGCTACGCACCGCTTGCGGCGTCGAGACTACCGAATCAGGCGGCACAGGCTTCCCTCTGGCCACAGCCACACCGGATCGGCACAAGTCCGACCACCGTTCCCGCGCGGGCGTCATCGACTCAGGGTGCGCAGGGGGAACGCGACGGGCAGCGCGACAGCGACGAGGAGTCCGCTCGCCCACAGTGGGCCGAGGCTCCCGAGTGTGGTGCTGAGGGTGGTCGCGGCGACGAGAGGGCCGACGGCGGCGCCGACGTTGAGTGCCGCGGTCGCGTACGAACCGGCCATGGTGGGGGCTCCCACCGCCTCGTACAGCACCCGGGTGATCAAGGTGCTCCCCAGCGCGAACGACAGCGCGCCCTGAACGAACACGAGAGGGAGCAGAGCGACCGGCTGATCGGCCAGGACGGCCAGGGCGGGCCAGCCGATGAGCAGGAGCGGTCCGCCCGCCGCGAGGACGAGGCCGGGGCGCTGGTCGGACAGGCGCCCGGCGACGCTGACCCCGACGAAGGAACCGGCGCCGAAGAGCACCAGGACGACGGGGATCCACAGCTCGCCCAGTCCGGCGGTGTCGGTCACGACGGGGGCGAGGAAGGTGAAGCCGGCGAAGGTCGCCGCGTTCACCAGCGCACCGAGCAGCATGACCAGGAGCAACCGCGGACACTTGAGCTGCGCGAGTTCCGATCCCAGTGCAGGCCGGTCAACGTCCTTCCGCGGACGGCGCGTTGGGATTCCTGTGAGGATGCCGACGGCCGCGGGCAGGCAGAGAACGGCGATGGCCCAGAACGTGGCCCGCCAGCCGAGAAGCGTGCCGAGTACTGATCCCCCTGGGACACCGGCGATCGTGGCCACCGTCGTGCCCGACAGCAGGACGGCGAGCGCTCGTCCCTTCTTCTCGGCCGGGACCAGCGCGGCGGCAGTCGTCAGCGCCACGGCGAGAAAGCCCGCGTTCGCCAGCGCCGCGACCAACCGGGTCGCGAACAGGATCGGGAAGCTCGACGTGGCAGCGCCCACGGCGTGGGCTGCCAAGAAGACCAGGACGCACCCGAGCAGGCTGGAGCGCCCTGGCCGGTTGCGGGTAAGCGCGGCCATCAGTGGGGCGCCGACGATCATGCCGATCGCGAAGGCCGAGGTGAGCGTGCCTGCTGACCCGACGGTGACGTCGAGGTCCGAGGCGATGTCAGGCAGGAGGCCGGCGAGCATGAACTCCGAGGTGCCCATGGCGAAGACCGCCATGGCAAGCAGGTAGAGCGCGAGAGGCATCGAGTGGCTCCGGGGTGAGGAGAAGCGCGAGAAGGTCGTCTCGTCACCGCGGTCAGCGCCCAGGCGCACACTCGTCCGGCCGTGGAAAACGGCGGGACGGCGGAATTACGAACTCAGTGGTTCAGGGGGCTGACGGCGTGACCGAAAGCCCCCACCCTGTCCGACTCGGGGCTCGACATGGGCCGCACGCTATCCGACCGGCGCCTGCCGAAGCATCTGGTTTCCCGGCGGCCGTCGTCAGGACGCCGGAAGCGGAAACAGCATGCAGGTACTCGTGGCGTGGGCGAGGAGACGGTCGGTGCCGTCGAGGAGTTGGGCCTCGGCGAGGGCGGTACGGCGGCCGCTGCTGACCACCCGGCCGACGGCGCGGACCCTGCCGGTGTCGAGGGTGATCGGACGCAGGAACTTCACCGTCAGGTCGAGGGAGGTGTACGCCGTGCCCTGGGGGAGGGTGGACTGGACCGCGCACCCGGCGGCCGAGTCCAGCAGCGTGGCGTAGATACCGCCGTGCACGCTCCCGATGGGGTTGTAGTGCTCCTCGCCGGGCACCAGGGAGAACACCGCCCGCCCGTGCTCCACCTCGTCGAGGGAGAAGTCCACGGTGGCGCCGATCGGTGGACCGGGTATACGCCCGGCGACGATGTCCCGCAGGAACTCCAGACCCGTGCCCTTTCCTACGGCGGCGGCCGAGAGCGCCGGATCTTCCCATTCGTACGTACGTGACCGGCCCATGCGGCAGCGCCTCCAGATCTGACTTCGTCCATCGAAGCTAGCTTTTGCCTCGGCTGACTGTCAATGATGAAGTCAAGGGCTACGATGGCTGCCATGAACTGGCTCGAAATGAGCACCGAGAACTGCACGGTTCAACGCACCCTCGACCTGGTCGGCGAGAAGTGGACGCTGCTGATCCTGCGGGACGCGTTCAACGGGGTGCGCCGCTTCGACGACTTCCACCGCCATGTCGGGCTCTCGGAAGCGGTGTTGGCGGGCAGGCTCCGCAAGCTGGTCGAGGCCGGAGTCCTGGCGGCGGTCCCGTATCAGGAACGGGGCAGCCGGACCCGGAACGAATACCGCCTGACCGGCAAGGGCCGGGATCTGTGGCCCGTCCTTGTGGCGCTCAGGCAGTGGGGCGAGAGCTACGTCGCCGACCCCGAGGGCCCCGTCCTGGAAGTCAGGCACAGCGAGTGCGACGCCCCGGTGCGCGTCGTGGTCGAGTGCTCCTGCGAGCACGTCGCGCTCACCCCGACCGAGGTCACGGTCCGGCCGGGGCCTGCGGCCCGACCGTATGCCTGAGCGGGTACGTGTGCGCAGAAGTCCATGCGCACACGCGAGTTGAACCCTCCGGCCTCGTCACCCCCGAATCCCCGAATGACGGCCGAGCGCCGAGCGCCGAGCGCCGACCCGTCACCCACGGCCCGCCGTAGCGGGCAAGCAACCGCCAGCGTGCTTGTCCGTCACGCCAACCGTCCCGTATCGCCTCAGCCCAGCTGCTCGTGCAGGAACGCCAGCGTGCTCTGCCAGGCCTGCGCGGCCGACTCGGGGTCGTGCACCTCGGTGCGCCCGTCGTTGAAGAAGGCGTGCTGGGCGGGGTAGAGGCGCAGGTCCGCGGTGATGCCGGAGTCTCGCTGGATCGCTTCGCTCAGCTCCTCGAGCTTCTGAACGGGAATCGTCGTGTCGAGTTCGCCGTAGTGGCCCTGGACCTGGGCCTTGAGGTGGGAGAAGTCGGGCAGGTCGCCCTGGATCACGCCGTAGAACGGCACCGCGGCGGTGACGCGCGGGTCGGCCGCGGCCTGGTAGATCACGAAGCCGCCGCCCATGCAGAAGCCGACGGAGCCGACCGTCTCGGAGGTGACCTCGGGCAGGCCGAGGAGGTAGTCGACCGCGCCGGAGAGCAGTTCGACGCCGCTCGCGACCGGCAGGGCCAGCATCATCCGCAGGGCTTCGTCACTCTCATGGGCGACGTTACCGCCGTACAGGTCCGGCGCGAGCGCCACGAAGCCCTCCTGGGCCAGGCGGTCGGCGACGTCGGCGATGTGGTCGGTCAGGCCCCACCACTCCTGGATGACGATCACGCCGGGCCCCCGCCCGGCCGGCGGCAGTGCCAGATAGCCGTGCGCGGTGGCCCCGGCGCTGGGGAAGGTCACGTTCTGGTGCGTAGGGGCGCCGGTCGACTTCGGCTTCTCTGACATGGCACTCAACTCCTGTGGGGGGAAGCGCTCGATGGGGTGTGCCGAAGCGGGGCCCGGCATGATCCCCACGATGCCATGTGCGTCCCCGAAGCCGGCGGGCGGCTGGCCCGCACCGCCCACGAGCCCCGACGCCGGGTGCCCGATCAGCCCGGAACGCGCTCGCATCACGACCTGGTCCACGGATGCCGTACCCTACGTGTTACGTATAACCCTCCGAGAGGTCCTGATGAGACGCATCGCCCTGGTCACCCTCGTCGTCGACGACTACGACGAGGCGATCCGCTTCTACACCGAGGCCCTCGGTTTCCGGCTCGCCGAGGACGAACCGAGGCCCGACGGCTCCCGCTGGGTGGTTGTCGAGCCGGGCACGGCGGGCCAGGGCACCGGCCTCCTGCTGGCCCGGGCGAAGAACGAGGAGCAGCGCGGCAGGGTCGGCGACCAGACCGGCGGGCGCGTGGGCTTCTTCCTGCACACCGACGACTTCGCCCGCGATCACGCCCGGATGCGCGACGCGGGCGTGACCTTCCTGGAGGAGCCCCGTCACGAGCCGTACGGCTCGGTCGTCGTCTTCCAGGACCTGTACGGAAACCGCTGGGACCTGCTCCAGCCCGCCCAGTAGCCAGACCTCCCCAAGACGACCTGACGACCTGCCGAGGAAAGACACGCATGACCGCGCCCCGCATCGACATCGACTCCCTCCGCCGCCTCCCCAAGGCCGTACTGCACGACCACCTCGACGGCGGTCTTCGCCCCGCCACGCTGGTGGAGCTCGCGGAGGCGGTCGGTCACACGCTGCCCACCACCGACCCGCAGGAACTGGCCGCCTGGTACTACGAGGCCGCCAACTCCGGTGACCTGGTGCGCTACATAGCCACCTTCGAGCACACCCTCGCCGTGATGCAGACCCGCGAGGGCCTGCTGCGCACCGCCGAGGAGTACGTGCTCGACCTGGCCGAGGACGGCGTCGTCTACGGCGAGGTGCGCTACGCGCCCGAGCTGAACACGCAGGGTGGGCTCGCGATGAGCGAGGTCGTCGAGACCGTCCAGGAAGGCCTCGCCGCCGGTATGGCGAAGGCCGCCGCCGCGGGCACCCCGGTCCGCGTCGGTACCCTGCTGTGCGGCATGCGGATGTTCGACCGGGTTCGCGAGGCCGCCGACCTGGCTGTGGCCTTCCGTGACGCGGGCGTCGTCGGCTTCGACATCGCCGGTGCCGAGGACGGCTTCCCGCCCGCCGACCACCTGGCCGCCTTCGAGCACCTGCGGGTGGAGAACGTCCCCTTCACGATCCACGCCGGTGAGGCTCACGGCCTGCCCAGCATCCACCAGGCCCTCCAGGTCTGCGGCGCCCAGCGCATCGGCCACGGCGTCCGCATCACCGAGGACATCGTGGACGGCAAGCTCGGCCGTCTCGCGGGCTGGGTGCGCGACCGCCGTATCGCCCTGGAGATGTGCCCCACCTCCAACCTCCAGACCGGCGCCGCCACTTCGATCGCCGAGCACCCCATCACCGCCCTGAAGGACCAGGGCTTCCGGGTCACCCTCAACACCGACAACCGTCTGGTGTCGGGCACGACGATGACCCGGGAGATGTCCCTGCTGGTCGAGGAGGCCGGCTGGACGGTCGAGGACCTGCGCACGGTCACGGTGAACGCCCTGAAGAGCGCGTTCATCCCGTTCGAGGAGCGCAATGCCCTGATCGAGGACGTCGTTCTGCCGGGCTACGCGGCCGCGCTCTGAACCAGCCCCCGTAGGTAGGCTGCCTGTCCGACGTGCTGCAGATCGTCGGACAGGACGCTCACCAGGCGGACGCCGAGAGTGACAGGCGGATCCCAGCGCTCGTCCACCACCCGCTCGAAGTCCTTGGCGGCGAGCCCGCGCACGAACTCCAAGGTCTGTTCGTGCACGGCGTCGTAGTACTCGCTCAGCAGCTCGCCCGACTCCACCCGTACCTTGGCGACCTGAGTGGAGCTGTGGCCGTACCCCGTGTCCCGGCGCGGCAGATCGAGCCCGAAGCGCTTCTCCCAGCCCTGTGACAGCCACACCTGGTCAAGCTCGGCGGCGTCGGCGACATGGTCGTCCTGGACGCGCGTGAGATGCCAGACCAGCCAGGCGATGGAGTTGGCGTCGACGGCCGGACGGGCGTGCAGCTCGTCCGGTGAGAGGCCGTCGACCGCCGCGTGGACTTCTTCCTGGATGCGGCCGTACGCGTCGATGAGGATGTCCTTGGCATGCATACGTCCACCATCGCGCATCCCCGCCCGTCATGCGTCGGGAATCCAGCTCCCGTGGAATCCCAGCGGCACCCGGCCCGGCAGATGGATGCGGGCGACCGGCTCACCGGTGAAGTCCTGCGCCGCGAGAATCACCAGGTCCGCGGCCCCGCGGTCGGGGTTGTGCACATACGCGATCGCGTAGCCGTCGTCCTCCGCCGCCCGCGAGTCGGTGGGATCGCACGGCACGAACACGGCCTCGCCCGCCGCCGCGTCGCGCGGCAGCCGGTGCACCTGGGAGGTGCCGCGCAGCAGGTCGTGCTTGATCAGCGCGTTGCTGAAGGCGCGGTCGGGCGGAGTGCCGTCGGGCGTCAGGTACGCCAGCGTCATCTCGGCGGACGCCGCCGAGTAGCCGTAGCGGTGGCGGCGGGAGACAAGTGCCTCGTTCACACGCGGGAACTCCTGCGGACGGTCGTCGATCGTCGACTTCCGCACGCGCCCGTGGCGCAGGTCGACCGTCCAGCGTTCGAGCTGTGCGGTGCCCGCCCCGTAGGGCCCGTCCGAGCCGCGGCCGGCGACATAGAAGGGCGCCGCGTACGTCGTCAGGTCGATGACCACCGAGTCCCCGTCGTCGTACGCGTTCAGGGTGTGCGAGTAGTAGACCGGATCCACCGTGAACCAGCGCACCGGGCCGCCGGACCGGGGCATGACGCCCACGCGGAAGGGGTGCTTGGTGTTCCAGATGTACGGCACGATGTCGCCGCGCTCGGCCGCGGCGGGGTCGAAGGTGATCGGCATGTCGAAGACGACCACGTGTTTCTCGGTGAGCGCGAAGTCGTGCATCATCGGCGCCTCGGCCACCGGGATCTTCGTGGTGCGCGAGACGCGGCCCGTCGGGTCCACGACCAGGTGTCGGATGTGGTCCCAGGTGGGGTAGTAGGCGATCGCGTGCAGTTCACCGGCGTGCGCGTCGAACTTGGTGTGCGCGGTGAACGCCCCCTCCAGGGTGCCGCGGAAGTCGTACGTGCCCACGGTGTTGAGCTCGTCGTCGAGTTCGTAAGGCAGCGGGCCGCTCTCCTGGAGTGCGAGGATCCGCCCCCGGTAGGGGATCACATGGGTGTTGCAGGGGAAGTCGTCCGGCGGCACGGGACCCGGGTAGGGCTCGCCGAGCTTCTTCGCCACCTGGGAGGAGCGCACCCAGCGGTTGCGGTACCACTCGGCGCGGCCCTCGCGCAGCCGGACGCCGTGCACCATGCCCTCGCCGAGCATCCAGTGATGGGCGCGCGGGTCCTCAAGTCCGAGGACGTTGGGGCCGTTGCGCAGATAGCGGCCGTTCAGCTCGCGCGGAATGCGCCCGGTGACCGGCAGGTCGAACGCGGTCAGTTCCTCGGTGACCGGCTTGAACGCCCCTTCGAGGAAGGGGTAGTGGCGGGTGGCGGCCTCCTGGGGTGCGGCGGCCGCGGGCAGGGCGCCCGCTCCGACGCCCGCACCGGCCAGCCCGCCCGCCGCCGCGATCGCCGCCGCGCCGCGCAGCACACCCCGTCGTGTGGGTTCCGTCATTTCCCTTGCTCCTGACCGAAGTTGCCGTGAAGGACGCTCACGAGTCTGTGTCAGGAGAAGGGCCCGGTCAGGAGGGGTGGGCCCCGTCAGGGGGTGTTGCCAGGCCCCCTGTTTCGAGCAGGGTCATCAGCGCCCGGGCCGCCGGACTGGTGGCCTCCGGCGGCGGCAGCAGCGCCACGGTCTCGTACACCGTCTCGTCGGTGCCCTTCAGGGGCAGCGCCGTCAGCGTTTCGCGCTTGTGCCGGAAATGCCGGGGTACGACGGCGATGCCGAGGTTCTCGTCGACCAGGTCGAGGAGGCTGTGCACATCGTTGACCTCCAACGCCACCGTCCGCCGGACACCCGCCGCGGCGAACGCGGTGTCGGTGATGCGGCGCGGCCCCCAGTCCGGGTGGAAGTCGACGAACGCCTCGCCGCACAGCTCCTCCGGCGTCAGCGCCGCGCCGGCGGACGCGAGGTGGTGCGAGGGATGGCACAGCACGGTCATCGGCTCACTGGTCAGCGGCACCGAGCGCAGCTGCTCGGTGTCCGCGTGCGTCCGCACCGCGAACGCCAGGTCCAGCCGCCCGGCCGCGACCTCCTCGGCCAGCGCGCCCGAGCCCGCCTGCCGCAGCCGTATCTCCACGTCCGGATGGAGCCGCCGGAACGCGGCGAGCAGCCCGGCCACGTGCACCCCTGCGACACACTGCTCGGTGCCCAGCGCGAGCGTGCCGCGCAGCACACCCTGCACCGCGGCCACCGCCTCGTGCGCCGCCCGCACCTGCGCGAGGATCCGCTCCGCCTCTCCCAGCAGCGCACGCCCGGCCTCGGTGAGCGTCACCCGCCGGGTCGTCCGCACGAACAGTGGGCTGCCCAGCTCCCGCTCCAGCGCCCGGATCGACGCCGAGAGCCCCGACTGGGACACCATCAGCCGCTCGGCGGCCCGGGTGAAGTGCTGATCCTCGGCGACCGCGACGAAGTGCTGGAGATGGCGGAGTTCCATGACTCAGAAGCGTATCCGCTGAATTCCATCGGATTCTTCTGTTGGACCGCTGCCCGCACTTCGCGAAAGAGTGGATACCGGTTCTTCCGCACCGGTTGCCGGGCCTCCCCGGCGCCGGTGTTTCCGTGCCAACCCCTCTGGAGTCGCGTTGTACACCGCACACCCCGACCGTTACGCGGACATGCCCTACCGGCGCACCGGACGCAGCGGCCTGAAGCTTCCCGCGCTGTCGCTCGGGCTGTGGCACAACTTCGGCCCCGACCGGCCGGTGGACACCCAGCGGCAGATCCTGCGCCGCGCCTTCGACCTCGGCGTCACGCACTTCGACCTGGCGAACAACTACGGCCCGCCGCCCGGCGCCGCCGAGTCCGCCCTCGGCGCCGCGCTGAAGGCCGACTTCGTGCCCCACCGCGACGAGCTGATCATCTCCACCAAGGCCGGATACCTGATGTGGCCGGGCCCGTACGGCGAATGGGGCTCGCGCAAGTACCTGCTGTCCTCGCTCGACCAGAGCCTGGGCCGCATGGGCCTCGACTACGTCGACATCTTCTACTCCCACCGCCCCGACCCGGAGACTCCGCTGGAGGAGACGATGGGCGCGCTGCACTCGGCGGTGCAGCAGGGCAAGGCGCTGTACGTCGGTGTCTCCAACTACTCGCCGGAGCAGACCCGTGAGGCCGCGCGCATCCTGGGCGAGCTGGGCACCCCGCTGCTCATCCACCAGCCCCGCTACTCGATGCTCGACCGGCGCCCCGAGGAAGGGCTTCTGGACACCCTGGACGAGCTTCAGGTCGGTTCCATCGCCTACTCGCCGCTGGAGCAGGGGCTGCTGACCAGCCGCTACCTCGATGGCATCCCGGAGGATTCGCGGGCGGCGAGCGACAGCCCCTTCCTGAACTCCGACGCGGTCACCGAGGACCTCGTCCAGCAGCTGCGTGCCCTCGACGACATCGCCAAGTCCCGCGGCCAGTCCCTCGCCCAGCTCGCGCTGGCCTGGGTACTGCGCGGCGGCCGGGTGACCTCCGCCCTCATCGGCGCGAGCAGCGTCCAGCAGCTGGAGGACAGCGTGGCGGCCACGCACGCCCTGGACTTCGACGCGGACGAGCTGGCCCGGATCGACGCGATCCTGGGCATTGCCGGATAGCGGCCGGCCGACGTCCGGCGCGACCCCCGTGCGCCCGGGCGGCGGACACCTGGGCCGACCCCCGTGCGAGCTGCCTCGCGCGGGGGTCAGCGGCCTTCGCCGACGCGCTCCTTCAGCCGGACCGTCACCGTGTCTCCCTCCTCCTTCCCGATCGCCTTGCGTACGTCGGACCTCACGGGCAGTTTGTGGGTGCCGTCGCCCAGGGCCATGAAGGAGCTGCGGAACGGATGGCCGTCGATGGTGCCGCTGACCTTGACCAGGCCGCGGGTTCCGAAGAACGCGACAGACTCCGGCCACACGAGATAGGTCCAGCCGCCTTTGGCCGGGCTCTTCCGCAGTACCGCCGTGAATTGCTTGTCCAGCTTGCCCGTCGTGTCCATCGGGTCCTCCGCTCCCAGTGGTGCTCGTATGCACTCTTACCCAAGAGACCGCCGGGGGGAGAGGAACTCATCGCGGCCCGACTACGGCAGTTGTCGGCTCGCCAGCCCGCTGAGCACCGCTCGGATGAACGGCTGGAAGCCCTCTGGCCCGGAGGCGTCGTCCTTCATGTGGACGGTCGTCGTGTCGCTCGACTGGAAGATCTCCCGAATGATCTCCAGCCGGGTGTCCAGATCGAGCCCGGCTCCCATGATCACGTGGTCCACCCGGCTGCCGGCGAGGGCGGACCGTAGGTCGTCGATCCCCGTGCCCCCGAGCACCTCGATGCCCGGGGTTACCAGCCGCTGCCGGGCTTCGCCGACGACGGCGTCGGTGCGTCCGAGCAGCAGCACGGTTGTCGTCATGGTCTTCCTCCTGCTCAACTCCCGGCACGGGCGCGGACATCGGCGCCGTGCCGGGCGGGTGGTCGTGGGCCGTTCCACGCTCCCACGAGCGAGCCGGAACCGGTCTCCCCGTGCCGGTGGTCAGGCGCCCGGAGTCGGCACCCGGTCCAGGAATCCGAGCACGGTCCGGATGCGGCCGTCCTCGTCCAGGGTGATCACGTCGAACCCGGCGACGGGCGCCGAACCGTCGGCGTCGCTGACCAGCTCCCAGCCGAAGCGGGCCGTGTCGTGGTGCCCGTCGACGGTGCCCGCGAGCCTGAAGGAGAAGCCCGGGAACTGCTCGTGTGCCGCCGTGATCACGGCCGCGATCTGCTCGTGCCCGCGGACGTCGGCCAGCGGGTCGGTGTAACTCCCGTCCTCGGTCCAGGCGGCGGCGACCGCCTTCGTGAGCGCGTCCGCGCCGTCCGCGTTCCAGGCCTCGAGGTAACGGGCGGCGGCGGTCTCGTAGCGGTCGTGGGTTGCGGACATGGTCGATCATCCTCCATCGAGGTCATACCTGCTGGTCAGGGCCCGGATTTCCGACTCTTGGTGCCCCGTCGGGATCCGGTAGGACCACCATGCCGGGCGGTGCGCGGGGCGTCGATTACCCCTCGGGTAATGCGGCGGCGGAAGGCAGGAAGAGATCTGCAATCCCGTCCGTTCCGCGACCCCCGTGTGCGCGGAGAACAGGCCCGCCGGTGCCACGCGTGGCGTTTCGGCCAACGGCGGTCATGAATATGCCAGGAGACTGGCTGGAATGGCATGGTGACAGAGTGTCAGGAGTGGCGATACTCGAAGCAAAGGGAAATTCAGCCACACCCACGCAACACCATCGCGCACAACAGAGCCGCAGGAACAGCACGGAGCCGCATTGAAAGCGAGGCCGGGCCGGCAGCCGACGACGCAATGGGGGAGCGATCGTGCACGACGAATTCCTGTGCCATGTCACCGCGTACGGCTGGTGCGACGGCCAACATATCGGCGTACCACTGGGAACCTATCGCGCGCCCACGCTGGCGCTGGCCCTGTGGTGGATGCGGGACCGCGCCTCCTGGATGGCCGACCGACTGGACCCGCAGCCCGGCGACCCGCACATCCCGCCCAACGCGATCGCCCCGATGGCCGCCAGCACCCCGGACGTGCCGAGCGTGCTGCGCTCCTGGTGCGGCGACACCGCGCAACAGCAGCTGGTAGCCGAGGAGTTGGCGGCCGGGAAGCTCGTCCGCATCGCCACCAGCGACGACACCACCGAGTACGAGCTGATGGCGGAGTCCGTGGACGCGCTGCGCATGCAGCGGACGCTTCCCGCGCTCGCCACGCCCGTGGCATGATCCACCCGCCTGCCGGGCGCCGAACGTCCCGACGTCGGGCGAGCGGGCAGGCGCATACATGGCTGAATGGCTAGAATTCAGGCATGGCAGAGCGGCTGAGCACGCCGACTGCGCCCGAACTCGTCCTGGAGACGGATACGGGCTCCACGGTGATGAGTCCGGGCCACGACTATCACGTCGGGCGCGACCCGTTGAGCGACATCGTCCTGGACGACGTCCGGGTCTCCTGGCATCACGCGGTGCTGCGGCCCGAGGCCGATCACTGGACCCTCGAGGACGAGAACAGCACGAACGGCACCTACGCCGACGGCCGGCGCGTCCACGAATGGGGCGTCGGAGCGGGCAGCGTCATCCGCTTCGGCAGCGCCGCCGACGGCCCCCGTGCCGTCCTCGTCGAGCACCCGCCACCGGTCGTCGAGCGGCCCTCCGCCGTGTCCATGCCCGCAGCGACGGGCACCTTCCGGCAGCCGACCACCGTACGGCCGCTGCCCGCCCGCACCGTCCGCATCGGCCGCGGCGGCGACAACGACCTGGTCATCGACGACCTCATCGTCTCCCGCC
Above is a genomic segment from Streptomyces sp. R21 containing:
- a CDS encoding LysR substrate-binding domain-containing protein; translation: MELRHLQHFVAVAEDQHFTRAAERLMVSQSGLSASIRALERELGSPLFVRTTRRVTLTEAGRALLGEAERILAQVRAAHEAVAAVQGVLRGTLALGTEQCVAGVHVAGLLAAFRRLHPDVEIRLRQAGSGALAEEVAAGRLDLAFAVRTHADTEQLRSVPLTSEPMTVLCHPSHHLASAGAALTPEELCGEAFVDFHPDWGPRRITDTAFAAAGVRRTVALEVNDVHSLLDLVDENLGIAVVPRHFRHKRETLTALPLKGTDETVYETVALLPPPEATSPAARALMTLLETGGLATPPDGAHPS
- a CDS encoding VOC family protein — its product is MRRIALVTLVVDDYDEAIRFYTEALGFRLAEDEPRPDGSRWVVVEPGTAGQGTGLLLARAKNEEQRGRVGDQTGGRVGFFLHTDDFARDHARMRDAGVTFLEEPRHEPYGSVVVFQDLYGNRWDLLQPAQ
- a CDS encoding PaaI family thioesterase; its protein translation is MGRSRTYEWEDPALSAAAVGKGTGLEFLRDIVAGRIPGPPIGATVDFSLDEVEHGRAVFSLVPGEEHYNPIGSVHGGIYATLLDSAAGCAVQSTLPQGTAYTSLDLTVKFLRPITLDTGRVRAVGRVVSSGRRTALAEAQLLDGTDRLLAHATSTCMLFPLPAS
- a CDS encoding DUF664 domain-containing protein — translated: MHAKDILIDAYGRIQEEVHAAVDGLSPDELHARPAVDANSIAWLVWHLTRVQDDHVADAAELDQVWLSQGWEKRFGLDLPRRDTGYGHSSTQVAKVRVESGELLSEYYDAVHEQTLEFVRGLAAKDFERVVDERWDPPVTLGVRLVSVLSDDLQHVGQAAYLRGLVQSAAA
- a CDS encoding dienelactone hydrolase family protein yields the protein MSEKPKSTGAPTHQNVTFPSAGATAHGYLALPPAGRGPGVIVIQEWWGLTDHIADVADRLAQEGFVALAPDLYGGNVAHESDEALRMMLALPVASGVELLSGAVDYLLGLPEVTSETVGSVGFCMGGGFVIYQAAADPRVTAAVPFYGVIQGDLPDFSHLKAQVQGHYGELDTTIPVQKLEELSEAIQRDSGITADLRLYPAQHAFFNDGRTEVHDPESAAQAWQSTLAFLHEQLG
- a CDS encoding adenosine deaminase, with the protein product MTAPRIDIDSLRRLPKAVLHDHLDGGLRPATLVELAEAVGHTLPTTDPQELAAWYYEAANSGDLVRYIATFEHTLAVMQTREGLLRTAEEYVLDLAEDGVVYGEVRYAPELNTQGGLAMSEVVETVQEGLAAGMAKAAAAGTPVRVGTLLCGMRMFDRVREAADLAVAFRDAGVVGFDIAGAEDGFPPADHLAAFEHLRVENVPFTIHAGEAHGLPSIHQALQVCGAQRIGHGVRITEDIVDGKLGRLAGWVRDRRIALEMCPTSNLQTGAATSIAEHPITALKDQGFRVTLNTDNRLVSGTTMTREMSLLVEEAGWTVEDLRTVTVNALKSAFIPFEERNALIEDVVLPGYAAAL
- a CDS encoding carotenoid oxygenase family protein, with amino-acid sequence MTEPTRRGVLRGAAAIAAAGGLAGAGVGAGALPAAAAPQEAATRHYPFLEGAFKPVTEELTAFDLPVTGRIPRELNGRYLRNGPNVLGLEDPRAHHWMLGEGMVHGVRLREGRAEWYRNRWVRSSQVAKKLGEPYPGPVPPDDFPCNTHVIPYRGRILALQESGPLPYELDDELNTVGTYDFRGTLEGAFTAHTKFDAHAGELHAIAYYPTWDHIRHLVVDPTGRVSRTTKIPVAEAPMMHDFALTEKHVVVFDMPITFDPAAAERGDIVPYIWNTKHPFRVGVMPRSGGPVRWFTVDPVYYSHTLNAYDDGDSVVIDLTTYAAPFYVAGRGSDGPYGAGTAQLERWTVDLRHGRVRKSTIDDRPQEFPRVNEALVSRRHRYGYSAASAEMTLAYLTPDGTPPDRAFSNALIKHDLLRGTSQVHRLPRDAAAGEAVFVPCDPTDSRAAEDDGYAIAYVHNPDRGAADLVILAAQDFTGEPVARIHLPGRVPLGFHGSWIPDA
- a CDS encoding Cmx/CmrA family chloramphenicol efflux MFS transporter, with translation MPLALYLLAMAVFAMGTSEFMLAGLLPDIASDLDVTVGSAGTLTSAFAIGMIVGAPLMAALTRNRPGRSSLLGCVLVFLAAHAVGAATSSFPILFATRLVAALANAGFLAVALTTAAALVPAEKKGRALAVLLSGTTVATIAGVPGGSVLGTLLGWRATFWAIAVLCLPAAVGILTGIPTRRPRKDVDRPALGSELAQLKCPRLLLVMLLGALVNAATFAGFTFLAPVVTDTAGLGELWIPVVLVLFGAGSFVGVSVAGRLSDQRPGLVLAAGGPLLLIGWPALAVLADQPVALLPLVFVQGALSFALGSTLITRVLYEAVGAPTMAGSYATAALNVGAAVGPLVAATTLSTTLGSLGPLWASGLLVAVALPVAFPLRTLSR
- a CDS encoding winged helix-turn-helix transcriptional regulator; the encoded protein is MNWLEMSTENCTVQRTLDLVGEKWTLLILRDAFNGVRRFDDFHRHVGLSEAVLAGRLRKLVEAGVLAAVPYQERGSRTRNEYRLTGKGRDLWPVLVALRQWGESYVADPEGPVLEVRHSECDAPVRVVVECSCEHVALTPTEVTVRPGPAARPYA